In the genome of Drosophila subpulchrella strain 33 F10 #4 breed RU33 chromosome 2L, RU_Dsub_v1.1 Primary Assembly, whole genome shotgun sequence, one region contains:
- the LOC119548622 gene encoding dual 3',5'-cyclic-AMP and -GMP phosphodiesterase 11 isoform X2: MASSPNNAAPPVLWRARRKIGLHLRSIEEPATTPLQFQPSGRMNAEQGGTGYGGYGSSEHSLLIATRHAGVPLPPAQQQPLPAHYQPLSHSGPAPPSSSASATNGSSSSATAGGHPASGFPQQQQQQQYQVQQYQYQYQHHYHHPGNSPQHHRPYDPEHARMEAWLDENQEFVQDYFIRKATRQTVDAWLVSHATSAGNDVVSSTSPTHANGQTSSSRGGSGATTPVRKISAHEFERGGLLKPIVNTIDGTPTFLSIGPPMDNGGVGGSCGNLQNVGGVVAGQYQYHHQQHHNHQHLHHSQHSHYQAGGAVGSSSLGITSGAGGADRALGVGGSGGAGNGHQYQYYHCHQRPQRLSRNELKQLDEKELIFELVKDICNELEVRTLCHKILQNVSILLNADRGSLFLVQGRCNGPDGLKKCLVSKLFDVCPRSTVEEMEQQDEVRVAWGTGIAGHVAESGEPVNIPDAYQDERFNCEIDSLTGYRTKALLCMPIKDSAGDVIGVAQVINKMNGECFSEIDEKVFASYLQFCGIGLRNAQLYEKSQLEIKRNQVLLDLARMIFEEQSTIEHMVFRILTHMQSLIQCQRVQILLVHEADKGSFSRVFDFEANDLSEEEATSRTSPYESRFPINIGITGHVATTGETVNVPNAYEDDRFDASVDENSCFKHRSILCMAIKNSLGQIIGVIQLINKFNELDFTKNDENFVEAFAIFCGMGIHNTHMYEKAIVAMAKQSVTLEVLSYHASATMDEAHRLRRLRVPSAVHFRLHDFKFDDIHFEDDDTLKACLRMFLDLDFVERFHIDYEVLCRWLLSVKKNYRNVTYHNWRHAFNVAQMMFAILTTTQWWKIFGEIECLALIIGCLCHDLDHRGTNNSFQIKASSPLAQLYSTSTMEHHHFDQCLMILNSPGNQILANLSSDDYCRVIRVLEDAILSTDLAVYFKKRGPFLESVDQPVSHWVAEEPRALLRAMSMTVCDLSAITKPWEIEKRVADLVSSEFFEQGDMEKQELNITPIDIMNREKEDELPMMQVNFIDSICLPIYEAFATLSDKLEPLVEGVRDNRGHWIDLADVVKSKASQDQEPGEEQQKNVISNGDCKAMSDDDVAAPEAEVPVTAEQTSVNGPHVANSNSTTNKNIAVASHPTSTQPSDDDDDAKAKAKANEQAAAENGLDDEVEEASNSTCSSSTASSRLSTPPPTGEDDSTPVSPSKTLQARLVAANLNALQRQSINQVQSQKQRCKSCDHSRSGLQVRKTSSLRGAQELELDGRAKNGNNAALCKSTPVINNHSHHHSHSHSHNHNHNHNHHHHHHSHHNHGQHGIGIGSASIGGSGLISLATPLLATDSDRIPKIVGKIGNLDGLPFANGIGGPQNGHGLPLPFGSYQNHHHHHHLLARRHSETNSNGATAVAAEK; the protein is encoded by the exons GCCTGCATTTGCGGAGCATCGAGGAGCCAGCGACTACGCCGCTCCAGTTCCAGCCGTCCGGCAGGATGAACGCGGAGCAGGGGGGCACGGGGTACGGCGGCTACGGGTCCAGCGAGCACTCGCTGCTCATCGCCACACGCCACGCCGGTGTCCCCCTGCCCCCCGCCCAGCAGCAGCCACTCCCCGCCCACTATCAGCCGCTGAGTCACTCCGGCCCAGCCCCgccctcctcctccgcctccgcCACCAACggatcctcctcctccgccaccGCCGGCGGACACCCAGCGTCCGGATTcccgcagcaacagcagcagcagcagtatcAGGTGCAGCAGTATCAGTACCAGTACCAGCACCACTATCACCACCCGGGAAACTCGCCACAGCACCACAGACCCTACGATCCGGAGCACGCGCGGATGGAGGCCTGGTTGGATGAGAATCAGGAATTTGTACAGGATTATTTTATAAG GAAAGCCACACGTCAGACGGTGGATGCCTGGCTGGTTTCACATGCCACCTCGGCGGGAAACGACGTGGTCAGCAGCACCTCGCCCACCCACGCCAATGGACAGACGAGCTCCTCGCGGGGCGGATCCGGAGCCACCACACCAGTGCG AAAAATCTCTGCTCACGAGTTTGAGCGCGGCGGTCTGCTGAAGCCGATTGTCAATACAATAGATGGCACGCCCACTTTCCTGAGCATTGGTCCGCCCATGGACAATGGCGGCGTGGGCGGCAGCTGCGGCAATCTGCAGAACGTCGGCGGCGTTGTGGCAGGACAGTATCAGTATCACCATCAGCAGCACCACAACCATCAGCATCTGCACCACAGCCAGCACAGTCATTACCAGGCGGGCGGGGCCGTTGGCAGCAGCAGTTTGGGCATAACCAGTGGCGCCGGTGGAGCGGACAGGGCACTTGGAGTGGGGGGCAGCGGTGGAGCCGGAAATGGGCATCAATATCAATACTATCATTGCCACCAGCGACCACAGCGGCTGTCACGCAACGAGCTCAAGCAGCTGGACGAGAAGGAGTTGATTTTCGAGTTG GTAAAGGACATTTGCAACGAGTTGGAGGTGCGAACTTTGTGCCACAAGATACTGCAGAATGTTTCCATTTTGCTAAACGCCGATCGTGGATCTCTGTTCCTGGTGCAAGGACGATGCAATGGACCCGATGGACTCAAAAA ATGCCTCGTCTCGAAGCTGTTCGATGTGTGCCCCCGGAGCACCGTGGAGGAGATGGAGCAGCAGGACGAAGTGCGGGTGGCCTGGGGCACCGGAATAGCCGGGCATGTGGCCGAGAGTGGGGAGCCCGTCAACATACCAGATGCTTACCAG GACGAGCGATTCAATTGTGAAATTGACTCGTTGACCGGCTATCGGACGAAGGCCTTGCTCTGCATGCCCATCAAGGATTCAGCCGGGGATGTGATTGGCGTGGCGCAGGTCATCAACAAAATGAATGGCGAGTGCTTCTCCGAAATCGATGAAAAG GTCTTTGCCTCGTATCTGCAATTCTGTGGCATTGGACTGCGAAATGCACAGCTGTATGAGAAATCTCAACTGGAAATCAAGCGGAATCAGGTGCTCCTGGATCTGGCCCGCATGATCTTCGAGGAGCAGAGCACCATCGAGCACATGGTCTTCCGCATCCTCACCCACATGCAGAGTCTCATCCAGTGCCAGCGGGTCCAGATCCTACTGGTCCACGAGGCGGACAAGGGCAGCTTTTCGCGGGTCTTCGACTTTGAGGCGAATGACCTTAGTGAGGAGGAGGCCACCTCGCGAACCAGCCCCTACGAATCCCGGTTTCCCATCAACATAGGGATCACCGGTCATGTGGCCACCACCGGGGAAACCGTAAATGTACCGAATGCCTACGAAGATGATCGATTCGATGCCAGTGTGGATGAGAACTCGTGCTTCAAGCACCGTTCTATTCTCTGCATGGCCATCAAGAATTCGCTGGGACAGATCATTGGTGTTATCCAGCTGATCAATAAGTTTAATGAGTTG GACTTTACCAAGAACGACGAGAACTTCGTGGAGGCGTTCGCCATCTTCTGCGGCATGGGCATCCACAACACGCACATGTACGAGAAGGCCATCGTGGCGATGGCCAAGCAGAGTGTCACCCTGGAGGTGCTCAGTTACCACGCATCGGCCACCATGGACGAGGCTCATCGGCTGCGG cgCCTTCGGGTACCCTCAGCTGTTCATTTCCGACTACATGACTTCAAGTTCGATGACATACACTTTGAAGATGATGACACATTGAAG gccTGCCTTCGCATGTTTTTGGATCTCGATTTTGTGGAACGTTTTCATATTGACTATGAAGTTCTGTGCCGTTGGCTGTTGAGCGTCAAGAAGAATTATCGCAATGTTACCTATCACAATTGGCGGCATGCCTTCAATGTGGCCCAAATGATGTTTGCCATTCTAACT ACCACGCAATGGTGGAAGATCTTTGGCGAAATCGAATGCTTGGCGCTTATTATTGGCTGTCTTTGTCATGATCTTGATCATCGAGGGACTAACAACTCCTTCCAGATTAA aGCCTCATCGCCTTTGGCGCAGCTGTACTCCACCTCCACCATGGAGCATCACCACTTTGATCAGTGCCTGATGATCTTGAATAGTCCTGGAAATCAAATACTGGCTAATCTGTCCTCCGATGATTATTGTCGTGTTATAAGAGTGTTGGAAGATGCTATTTTGTCTACTGATTTGGCAGTGTATTTCAA GAAACGAGGACCTTTCTTGGAGAGTGTGGACCAACCGGTGAGCCATTGGGTGGCCGAGGAGCCGCGCGCACTTTTGCGTGCCATGAGCATGACTGTCTGTGATTTGTCGGCCATCACGAAGCCGTGGGAGATTGAAAAGCGTGTGGCCGATTTGGTTAGCTCGGAGTTCTTCGAGCAGGGCGACATGGAAAAGCAGGAGCTGAACATAACTCCTATT GACATCATGAACCGCGAGAAGGAGGATGAGCTGCCCATGATGCAAGTCAATTTTATTGACTCCATTTGCTTGCCAATCTATGAG GCCTTCGCCACCCTCTCCGACAAGCTGGAGCCTCTTGTGGAGGGCGTGCGCGATAACCGCGGTCATTGGATCGATCTGGCCGATGTTGTGAAATCCAAAGCTAGTCAGGATCAGGAGCCAGGGGAGGAGCAGCAGAAAAATGTGATATCGAACGGTGACTGCAAGGCGATGAGTGATGATGATGTGGCTGCGCCGGAAGCGGAAGTGCCAGTGACAGCGGAGCAAACAAGCGTAAATGGCCCACACGTtgccaacagcaacagcaccaCTAATAAGAACATTGCCGTCGCTTCTCATCCCACCAGCACCCAGCCcagtgatgatgatgatgatgcaaAGGCGAAGGCGAAGGCTAATGAGCAGGCCGCCGCGGAGAATGGTCTCGATGACGAAGTGGAGGAGGCCTCGAACAGCACCTGCAGCTCCTCGACCGCCTCCAGTCGCCTATCAACGCCACCGCCCACTGGCGAGGATGACAGCACGCCAGTTTCGCCCTCGAAAACTTTGCAGGCCAGGCTGGTGGCTGCCAATTTGAATGCTTTGCAAAGGCAGTCAATCAACCAGGTTCAATCCCAAAAGCAGCGTTGCAAGAGTTGCGACCATTCCCGCAGCGGGCTGCAGGTTCGCAAGACGAGCTCCCTGCGTGGCGCCCAGGAACTCGAGCTGGATGGCAGGGCAAAGAATGGAAACAACGCTGCTCTCTGCAAAAGCACGCCCGTGATCAACAACCACAGCCATCACCATAGTCATAGTCACAGCCACAACCACAACCACAACCATaaccaccatcatcatcatcactcGCATCACAATCATGGCCAGCATGGGATCGGGATTGGCAGTGCCAGCATCGGTGGAAGTGGCCTAATCAGCCTGGCAACACCGCTGCTGGCGACGGATAGTGATAGGATACCAAAAATCGTGGGCAAAATCGGAAATCTCGATGGCCTGCCCTTTGCCAACGGCATTGGAGGCCCACAAAATGGTCATGGTTTGCCGTTGCCCTTCGGCAGCTACcaaaatcatcatcatcatcatcacctCCTGGCGCGTCGTCATTCGGAGACAAACAGCAATGGGGCCACCGCTGTGGCGgctgaaaaataa
- the LOC119548622 gene encoding dual 3',5'-cyclic-AMP and -GMP phosphodiesterase 11 isoform X1 — MGQAASMCRFRGCRYKNKNKNSKQQQQQQQQQQQQQEHQQQQQTPSHSPQIQHHSEVIPATTGLHLRSIEEPATTPLQFQPSGRMNAEQGGTGYGGYGSSEHSLLIATRHAGVPLPPAQQQPLPAHYQPLSHSGPAPPSSSASATNGSSSSATAGGHPASGFPQQQQQQQYQVQQYQYQYQHHYHHPGNSPQHHRPYDPEHARMEAWLDENQEFVQDYFIRKATRQTVDAWLVSHATSAGNDVVSSTSPTHANGQTSSSRGGSGATTPVRKISAHEFERGGLLKPIVNTIDGTPTFLSIGPPMDNGGVGGSCGNLQNVGGVVAGQYQYHHQQHHNHQHLHHSQHSHYQAGGAVGSSSLGITSGAGGADRALGVGGSGGAGNGHQYQYYHCHQRPQRLSRNELKQLDEKELIFELVKDICNELEVRTLCHKILQNVSILLNADRGSLFLVQGRCNGPDGLKKCLVSKLFDVCPRSTVEEMEQQDEVRVAWGTGIAGHVAESGEPVNIPDAYQDERFNCEIDSLTGYRTKALLCMPIKDSAGDVIGVAQVINKMNGECFSEIDEKVFASYLQFCGIGLRNAQLYEKSQLEIKRNQVLLDLARMIFEEQSTIEHMVFRILTHMQSLIQCQRVQILLVHEADKGSFSRVFDFEANDLSEEEATSRTSPYESRFPINIGITGHVATTGETVNVPNAYEDDRFDASVDENSCFKHRSILCMAIKNSLGQIIGVIQLINKFNELDFTKNDENFVEAFAIFCGMGIHNTHMYEKAIVAMAKQSVTLEVLSYHASATMDEAHRLRRLRVPSAVHFRLHDFKFDDIHFEDDDTLKACLRMFLDLDFVERFHIDYEVLCRWLLSVKKNYRNVTYHNWRHAFNVAQMMFAILTTTQWWKIFGEIECLALIIGCLCHDLDHRGTNNSFQIKASSPLAQLYSTSTMEHHHFDQCLMILNSPGNQILANLSSDDYCRVIRVLEDAILSTDLAVYFKKRGPFLESVDQPVSHWVAEEPRALLRAMSMTVCDLSAITKPWEIEKRVADLVSSEFFEQGDMEKQELNITPIDIMNREKEDELPMMQVNFIDSICLPIYEAFATLSDKLEPLVEGVRDNRGHWIDLADVVKSKASQDQEPGEEQQKNVISNGDCKAMSDDDVAAPEAEVPVTAEQTSVNGPHVANSNSTTNKNIAVASHPTSTQPSDDDDDAKAKAKANEQAAAENGLDDEVEEASNSTCSSSTASSRLSTPPPTGEDDSTPVSPSKTLQARLVAANLNALQRQSINQVQSQKQRCKSCDHSRSGLQVRKTSSLRGAQELELDGRAKNGNNAALCKSTPVINNHSHHHSHSHSHNHNHNHNHHHHHHSHHNHGQHGIGIGSASIGGSGLISLATPLLATDSDRIPKIVGKIGNLDGLPFANGIGGPQNGHGLPLPFGSYQNHHHHHHLLARRHSETNSNGATAVAAEK, encoded by the exons ATGGGCCAAGCGGCAAGTATGTGTCGATTTCGTGGTTGTcgctacaaaaataaaaacaaaaacagcaagcaacaacaacaacaacaacaacagcagcagcaacaacaagagcaccaacaacaacagcaaacaCCCAGCCATAGTCCTCAGATACAACATCATTCTGAAGTAATCCCAGCTACAACAG GCCTGCATTTGCGGAGCATCGAGGAGCCAGCGACTACGCCGCTCCAGTTCCAGCCGTCCGGCAGGATGAACGCGGAGCAGGGGGGCACGGGGTACGGCGGCTACGGGTCCAGCGAGCACTCGCTGCTCATCGCCACACGCCACGCCGGTGTCCCCCTGCCCCCCGCCCAGCAGCAGCCACTCCCCGCCCACTATCAGCCGCTGAGTCACTCCGGCCCAGCCCCgccctcctcctccgcctccgcCACCAACggatcctcctcctccgccaccGCCGGCGGACACCCAGCGTCCGGATTcccgcagcaacagcagcagcagcagtatcAGGTGCAGCAGTATCAGTACCAGTACCAGCACCACTATCACCACCCGGGAAACTCGCCACAGCACCACAGACCCTACGATCCGGAGCACGCGCGGATGGAGGCCTGGTTGGATGAGAATCAGGAATTTGTACAGGATTATTTTATAAG GAAAGCCACACGTCAGACGGTGGATGCCTGGCTGGTTTCACATGCCACCTCGGCGGGAAACGACGTGGTCAGCAGCACCTCGCCCACCCACGCCAATGGACAGACGAGCTCCTCGCGGGGCGGATCCGGAGCCACCACACCAGTGCG AAAAATCTCTGCTCACGAGTTTGAGCGCGGCGGTCTGCTGAAGCCGATTGTCAATACAATAGATGGCACGCCCACTTTCCTGAGCATTGGTCCGCCCATGGACAATGGCGGCGTGGGCGGCAGCTGCGGCAATCTGCAGAACGTCGGCGGCGTTGTGGCAGGACAGTATCAGTATCACCATCAGCAGCACCACAACCATCAGCATCTGCACCACAGCCAGCACAGTCATTACCAGGCGGGCGGGGCCGTTGGCAGCAGCAGTTTGGGCATAACCAGTGGCGCCGGTGGAGCGGACAGGGCACTTGGAGTGGGGGGCAGCGGTGGAGCCGGAAATGGGCATCAATATCAATACTATCATTGCCACCAGCGACCACAGCGGCTGTCACGCAACGAGCTCAAGCAGCTGGACGAGAAGGAGTTGATTTTCGAGTTG GTAAAGGACATTTGCAACGAGTTGGAGGTGCGAACTTTGTGCCACAAGATACTGCAGAATGTTTCCATTTTGCTAAACGCCGATCGTGGATCTCTGTTCCTGGTGCAAGGACGATGCAATGGACCCGATGGACTCAAAAA ATGCCTCGTCTCGAAGCTGTTCGATGTGTGCCCCCGGAGCACCGTGGAGGAGATGGAGCAGCAGGACGAAGTGCGGGTGGCCTGGGGCACCGGAATAGCCGGGCATGTGGCCGAGAGTGGGGAGCCCGTCAACATACCAGATGCTTACCAG GACGAGCGATTCAATTGTGAAATTGACTCGTTGACCGGCTATCGGACGAAGGCCTTGCTCTGCATGCCCATCAAGGATTCAGCCGGGGATGTGATTGGCGTGGCGCAGGTCATCAACAAAATGAATGGCGAGTGCTTCTCCGAAATCGATGAAAAG GTCTTTGCCTCGTATCTGCAATTCTGTGGCATTGGACTGCGAAATGCACAGCTGTATGAGAAATCTCAACTGGAAATCAAGCGGAATCAGGTGCTCCTGGATCTGGCCCGCATGATCTTCGAGGAGCAGAGCACCATCGAGCACATGGTCTTCCGCATCCTCACCCACATGCAGAGTCTCATCCAGTGCCAGCGGGTCCAGATCCTACTGGTCCACGAGGCGGACAAGGGCAGCTTTTCGCGGGTCTTCGACTTTGAGGCGAATGACCTTAGTGAGGAGGAGGCCACCTCGCGAACCAGCCCCTACGAATCCCGGTTTCCCATCAACATAGGGATCACCGGTCATGTGGCCACCACCGGGGAAACCGTAAATGTACCGAATGCCTACGAAGATGATCGATTCGATGCCAGTGTGGATGAGAACTCGTGCTTCAAGCACCGTTCTATTCTCTGCATGGCCATCAAGAATTCGCTGGGACAGATCATTGGTGTTATCCAGCTGATCAATAAGTTTAATGAGTTG GACTTTACCAAGAACGACGAGAACTTCGTGGAGGCGTTCGCCATCTTCTGCGGCATGGGCATCCACAACACGCACATGTACGAGAAGGCCATCGTGGCGATGGCCAAGCAGAGTGTCACCCTGGAGGTGCTCAGTTACCACGCATCGGCCACCATGGACGAGGCTCATCGGCTGCGG cgCCTTCGGGTACCCTCAGCTGTTCATTTCCGACTACATGACTTCAAGTTCGATGACATACACTTTGAAGATGATGACACATTGAAG gccTGCCTTCGCATGTTTTTGGATCTCGATTTTGTGGAACGTTTTCATATTGACTATGAAGTTCTGTGCCGTTGGCTGTTGAGCGTCAAGAAGAATTATCGCAATGTTACCTATCACAATTGGCGGCATGCCTTCAATGTGGCCCAAATGATGTTTGCCATTCTAACT ACCACGCAATGGTGGAAGATCTTTGGCGAAATCGAATGCTTGGCGCTTATTATTGGCTGTCTTTGTCATGATCTTGATCATCGAGGGACTAACAACTCCTTCCAGATTAA aGCCTCATCGCCTTTGGCGCAGCTGTACTCCACCTCCACCATGGAGCATCACCACTTTGATCAGTGCCTGATGATCTTGAATAGTCCTGGAAATCAAATACTGGCTAATCTGTCCTCCGATGATTATTGTCGTGTTATAAGAGTGTTGGAAGATGCTATTTTGTCTACTGATTTGGCAGTGTATTTCAA GAAACGAGGACCTTTCTTGGAGAGTGTGGACCAACCGGTGAGCCATTGGGTGGCCGAGGAGCCGCGCGCACTTTTGCGTGCCATGAGCATGACTGTCTGTGATTTGTCGGCCATCACGAAGCCGTGGGAGATTGAAAAGCGTGTGGCCGATTTGGTTAGCTCGGAGTTCTTCGAGCAGGGCGACATGGAAAAGCAGGAGCTGAACATAACTCCTATT GACATCATGAACCGCGAGAAGGAGGATGAGCTGCCCATGATGCAAGTCAATTTTATTGACTCCATTTGCTTGCCAATCTATGAG GCCTTCGCCACCCTCTCCGACAAGCTGGAGCCTCTTGTGGAGGGCGTGCGCGATAACCGCGGTCATTGGATCGATCTGGCCGATGTTGTGAAATCCAAAGCTAGTCAGGATCAGGAGCCAGGGGAGGAGCAGCAGAAAAATGTGATATCGAACGGTGACTGCAAGGCGATGAGTGATGATGATGTGGCTGCGCCGGAAGCGGAAGTGCCAGTGACAGCGGAGCAAACAAGCGTAAATGGCCCACACGTtgccaacagcaacagcaccaCTAATAAGAACATTGCCGTCGCTTCTCATCCCACCAGCACCCAGCCcagtgatgatgatgatgatgcaaAGGCGAAGGCGAAGGCTAATGAGCAGGCCGCCGCGGAGAATGGTCTCGATGACGAAGTGGAGGAGGCCTCGAACAGCACCTGCAGCTCCTCGACCGCCTCCAGTCGCCTATCAACGCCACCGCCCACTGGCGAGGATGACAGCACGCCAGTTTCGCCCTCGAAAACTTTGCAGGCCAGGCTGGTGGCTGCCAATTTGAATGCTTTGCAAAGGCAGTCAATCAACCAGGTTCAATCCCAAAAGCAGCGTTGCAAGAGTTGCGACCATTCCCGCAGCGGGCTGCAGGTTCGCAAGACGAGCTCCCTGCGTGGCGCCCAGGAACTCGAGCTGGATGGCAGGGCAAAGAATGGAAACAACGCTGCTCTCTGCAAAAGCACGCCCGTGATCAACAACCACAGCCATCACCATAGTCATAGTCACAGCCACAACCACAACCACAACCATaaccaccatcatcatcatcactcGCATCACAATCATGGCCAGCATGGGATCGGGATTGGCAGTGCCAGCATCGGTGGAAGTGGCCTAATCAGCCTGGCAACACCGCTGCTGGCGACGGATAGTGATAGGATACCAAAAATCGTGGGCAAAATCGGAAATCTCGATGGCCTGCCCTTTGCCAACGGCATTGGAGGCCCACAAAATGGTCATGGTTTGCCGTTGCCCTTCGGCAGCTACcaaaatcatcatcatcatcatcacctCCTGGCGCGTCGTCATTCGGAGACAAACAGCAATGGGGCCACCGCTGTGGCGgctgaaaaataa